From a region of the Arachis ipaensis cultivar K30076 chromosome B09, Araip1.1, whole genome shotgun sequence genome:
- the LOC107615184 gene encoding uncharacterized protein LOC107615184 isoform X1 has translation MSFFLSPSTSFFHRCRYSSRCMISLCHPLRCTSSLLVVLLLRFLSHAGISKLMVIDVLVSLFCCSIISAETLWDGGWLLCQLLPYSESEFNSNHLKMVFFS, from the exons atgagcttcttcctctctccgTCCACGAGCTTCTTCCACCGCTGCCGCTATAGCTCGCGTTGCATGATCTCTCTTTGTCATCCCTTGCGTTGCACGAGCTCCCTCCTTGTGGTTCTGTTGCTTAGG TTTCTATCACATGCTGGTATCTCGAAACTGATG GTAATTGATGTATTAGTTAGCCTCTTCTGTTGTTCTATTATATCTGCAGAGACGCTGTGGGATGGTGGTTGGCTTCTATGCCAGTTGCTTCCTTACAGTGAGTCAGAGTTCAACAGCAACCACCTTAAGATGGTGTTTTTCTCTTAA
- the LOC107615184 gene encoding uncharacterized protein LOC107615184 isoform X2: MSFFLSPSTSFFHRCRYSSRCMISLCHPLRCTSSLLVVLLLRVLPILVSITCWYLETDETLWDGGWLLCQLLPYSESEFNSNHLKMVFFS; this comes from the exons atgagcttcttcctctctccgTCCACGAGCTTCTTCCACCGCTGCCGCTATAGCTCGCGTTGCATGATCTCTCTTTGTCATCCCTTGCGTTGCACGAGCTCCCTCCTTGTGGTTCTGTTGCTTAGGGTTCTGCCAATTTTAG TTTCTATCACATGCTGGTATCTCGAAACTGATG AGACGCTGTGGGATGGTGGTTGGCTTCTATGCCAGTTGCTTCCTTACAGTGAGTCAGAGTTCAACAGCAACCACCTTAAGATGGTGTTTTTCTCTTAA